The Triticum aestivum cultivar Chinese Spring chromosome 3A, IWGSC CS RefSeq v2.1, whole genome shotgun sequence genome includes a region encoding these proteins:
- the LOC123059122 gene encoding protein LURP-one-related 11-like, producing the protein MAKIQPLHSSPCSTSSSGVQPGRQAYTVWMKSLVFNGNGCAVYGPDGAVAFRVDNYGCRGGHEALFMDRQGNALIRIRRKGFWTFRRWEVCRCTHDGSEEEEATPWFSVRRAKKGGAVVAMHGGARTCYRMDGCSGARKPEYRVRGVDGSVVAEVARKQTSAGVVLGEDVLTLTVAQEMDHLLVLGLVVVRGLINRSL; encoded by the coding sequence ATGGCCAAGATCCAGCCCCTTCATTCCTCTCCCTGCTCCACTTCTTCCTCCGGAGTTCAACCGGGCAGGCAGGCGTACACGGTGTGGATGAAGTCGCTGGTGTTCAACGGCAACGGCTGCGCGGTGTACGGCCCCGACGGCGCCGTCGCCTTCCGCGTCGACAACTACGGCTGCAGGGGCGGCCACGAGGCCCTCTTCATGGACCGTCAAGGGAACGCACTCATTAGGATCAGACGCAAGGGCTTCTGGACGTTCAGGAGGTGGGAGGTCTGCCGTTGCACCCACGAcggcagcgaggaggaggaggcgacgccGTGGTTCAGCGTGCGTCGTGCTAAGAAGGGCGGGGCCGTCGTGGCGATGCACGGTGGCGCAAGGACGTGCTACAGGATGGACGGGTGCTCCGGCGCGCGCAAGCCCGAGTACAGAGTCCGCGGCGTGGATGGCTCGGTCGTGGCGGAGGTGGCGCGGAAGCAGACGTCGGCGGGGGTGGTGCTGGGGGAGGACGTGCTGACGCTCACGGTGGCGCAGGAAATGGATCACCTGCTCGTCCTGGGCTTGGTCGTCGTGCGTGGTCTCATCAACCGCTCCTTGTGA
- the LOC123059123 gene encoding uncharacterized protein, whose amino-acid sequence MAGEVSKEEVGSVLMQAMMAAKNLRPQRDRLLQLQRRLQRLRAATPAAAPANADDAKLRELATDLFKVYYIGMEAGARMLSTCLELAVKNGGRFAMNPSFAVMPDEQLHDALLAQRLPARPTTQPEALARVEAALFAVKLPEEYHIPRCIEHLVGSRPSHPGGKRDTASPDGKPKTAIDLNKALDFLDRGCTILSLAVKHVDLAVAVLSRFLDPKELASLAEFTDKVTYISEDGPYPSTD is encoded by the exons atggcgggagAGGTGAGCAAGGAGGAGGTAGGGAGCGTCCTCATGCAGGCCATGATGGCCGCCAAGAACCTGCGCCCGCAGCGCGACCGCCTGCTGCAGCTCCAGCGCCGCCTGCAGCGCCTGCGGgccgccacccccgccgccgcccccgcgaacGCCGACGACGCCAAGCTCCGGGAGCTCGCCACGGACCTCTTCAAGGTCTACTACATCggcatggaggccggcgcccgcaTGCTGAGCACCTGCCTCGAGCTGGCCGTCAAGAACGGGGGCCGCTTCGCCATGAACCCCTCCTTCGCCGTCATGCCCGACGAGCAGCTCCACGACGCGCTGCTCGCGCAGCGCCTCCCGGCCCGCCCCACCACCCAGCCCGAGGCCTTGGCCCGCGTCGAGGCCGCGCTCTTCGCCGTCAAGCTGCCCGAGGAGTACCACATCCCGCGCTGCATCGAGCACCTCGTCGGCTCCCGGCCCTCGCACCCCGGCGGCAAGCGCGACACCGCCTCGCCGGACGGCAAGCCCAAGACGGCCATCGACCTGAACAAGGCGCTCGACTTCCTGGACCGCGGGTGCACCATCCTGAGCCTCGCCGTGAAGCACgtggacctcgccgtcgccgtgcTCTCCCGCTTCCTCGACCCCAAGGAGCTCGCCAGCCTCGCCGAGTTCACCGACAAGGTCACGTACATCTCAGAG GACGGGCCATATCCATCAACAGATTAG